Proteins encoded together in one Oreochromis aureus strain Israel breed Guangdong linkage group 23, ZZ_aureus, whole genome shotgun sequence window:
- the LOC116319212 gene encoding interferon-induced protein 44-like, giving the protein MKKLKNYFWAPPPPPPPSPPIFEEPTRNIPWKERQRELQLVRDYKPHKDVQHLRILLYGPPGAGKSSFINSVDSVLRGKIAIRALAAANSGDSFTIAHKTYKIQKGNPETFYPFVFTDTMGLERDHEGGIHVEDIKLAISGHVKEGYRFNPKCPLPETDANYRSSSTLDDKAHILALVLRADTVNMIDDETVKKMKGVRAAARNKGIPQIAIMNRIDEACPEVKKDIKNAYKSKYLNELMGKVSMNLGIPLNCIFLVKNYHTEIETENDVDSLILSVLKKIIDYGEDYLNDQDDHDL; this is encoded by the exons atgaagaaattaaaaaactatttttggG ctcctcctcctccacctcctccttcacctccta TTTTTGAGGAACCAACAAGGAACATACCATGGAA AGAAAGACAGCGAGAACTGCAGCTTGTCAGAGATTACAAGCCTCACAAAGATGTCCAGCACCTCAGAATCCTGCTTTATGGACCACCAGGTGCTGGAAAGTCCAGCTTCATCAACTCTGTCGACAGTGTTTTAAGAGGCAAAATCGCAATTCGAGCTTTGGCAGCGGCAAACTCTGGTGATAGTTTCACCATTGCA cacaaaacatataaaattcagaaaggaaATCCAGAAACTTTTTATCCTTTTGTCTTCACTGACACCATGGGCCTTGAGAGGGACCATGAAGGAGGAATTCATGTGGAAGACATCAAACTTGCCATTAGTGGACATGTCAAAGAAGGTTACAGG ttcAATCCCAAATGTCCCTTGCCTGAAACGGATGCTAACTACAGAAGCTCCTCCACTTTAGATGACAAAGCCCACATTCTGGCTTTAGTCCTTCGTGCTGACACAGTGAACATGATCGACGATGAAACTGTGAAGAAGATGAAAGGTGTCAGAGCAGCAGCTCGTAACAAAG GGATCCCACAAATAGCCATCATGAATAGAATTGATGAAGCCTGTCCTGAAGtcaaaaaagacataaagaacgCCTACAAGAGCAAGTACTTGAATGAGCTG ATGGGAAAAGTGAGCATGAACCTGGGTATTCCACTGAACTGCATCTTCCTCGTGAAGAACTACCACACAGAGATTGAGACGGAGAACGATGTGGATTCACTGATACTGAGTGTACTGAAAAAGATCATTGACTATGGAGAGGACTACCTGAATGACCAGGATGATCATGACCTGTAA